The Streptomyces sp. NBC_00236 DNA window TCCCGGGCACCGTAGGAGCTCCGGCCCACCATGAGCACCCGGCGTCCCGCTGACCGGACGCGGGGTGCGGTGTCAGGGGCGCCGTTCGGCGAGGACCGGGCCGAGGAGCAGGCGGCAGGCCAGCCGGATGCCGTCCTGCGCCGCCTCGGCCGAGGAACGCTCGTACAGGACGGTGGTGAGCAGTCCGTACCAGGCCTGCTCCAGGATGCGGACCACGCGCCGGTCCTGCTCGCCGGGATCGCTCACCCCGGCCGTGCGCAGGACCAGGTCCACGAGGATCTCGTCCGTGCGGCGGACCGGGCTGTCCTCGCCTACGTGGGAGACGTTGTTGGACTGGAGCATCGCCAGCGCCAGCAGCGGCTGTTCGAAGAGCTGCCGGCTCGCCCCGGTGAGCAGCTCGCTCACCGCATCCACCGGGCCGGTGCCCGGCCTCGGTGGCGGAGC harbors:
- a CDS encoding TetR family transcriptional regulator, with amino-acid sequence MPRTNCERTPAHPTSASQRQRYARILRAAAQLGAVHGLEGVQMHDVARRSGVAIATLYRYFPSKTHLFAAVLHDRVGRLDAGAPPPRPGTGPVDAVSELLTGASRQLFEQPLLALAMLQSNNVSHVGEDSPVRRTDEILVDLVLRTAGVSDPGEQDRRVVRILEQAWYGLLTTVLYERSSAEAAQDGIRLACRLLLGPVLAERRP